A region of Streptomyces sp. NBC_01788 DNA encodes the following proteins:
- a CDS encoding aminotransferase class IV encodes MKLWLDGALRDLESARVSAFDHGLTVGDGIFETVKAVDGEPFALTRHLDRLTRSARGLGLPDPDHDEVRRACAAVLEVNPMPLGRLRITYTGGHGPLGSDRGDRGPTLLVALGETTRRADSTAVVTVPWTRNERGALAGLKTTSYAENVVALARAHQHGATEALFGNTVERLCEGTGSNVFVVLDGEIHTPPLASGCLAGITRALTIEWTGAKETDLPLDVLSRAEEVFLTSTLRDIQAVHRVDDRELSGAPGPVTAKAMRIFDEHATHRLDP; translated from the coding sequence GTGAAGCTTTGGCTCGACGGAGCGCTGCGGGACCTCGAGTCCGCCCGTGTCTCCGCGTTCGACCACGGACTGACCGTGGGCGACGGCATCTTCGAGACGGTGAAGGCGGTCGACGGAGAGCCGTTCGCGCTCACCCGCCACCTGGACCGGCTCACCCGGTCCGCCCGCGGCCTCGGCCTGCCCGACCCCGACCACGACGAGGTGCGCCGCGCCTGCGCCGCCGTGCTGGAAGTCAATCCGATGCCGCTGGGCCGGCTGCGCATCACCTACACCGGAGGCCACGGCCCCCTCGGCTCCGACCGCGGTGACCGGGGTCCGACCCTGCTGGTCGCCCTCGGCGAGACCACCCGCCGCGCCGACTCCACCGCCGTCGTCACGGTGCCCTGGACCCGCAACGAGCGCGGCGCGCTCGCCGGCCTGAAGACCACCTCGTACGCCGAGAACGTCGTCGCGCTCGCCCGCGCCCACCAACACGGTGCCACCGAGGCCCTGTTCGGCAACACCGTGGAACGGCTCTGCGAGGGCACCGGCTCCAACGTCTTCGTCGTCCTCGACGGGGAGATCCACACCCCGCCGCTCGCCTCCGGCTGCCTCGCCGGTATCACACGCGCCCTCACGATCGAGTGGACGGGCGCGAAGGAGACCGACCTGCCGCTGGACGTCCTGAGCCGGGCCGAGGAGGTCTTCCTCACCTCCACCCTGCGCGACATCCAGGCTGTCCACCGCGTCGACGACCGCGAACTGTCCGGCGCCCCGGGCCCGGTGACCGCCAAGGCCATGCGGATCTTCGACGAACACGCGACCCACCGCCTGGACCCCTAG
- a CDS encoding chorismate-binding protein, with the protein MLDLPPLARFGDRVATGLTDVTSDPAALDSSGFWAVAADYEGRLTCARFRDVREESVPAPVPGRWRGPAAGDWTSSLDRTAYTAGVRRIREHIAAGEVYQVNLCRVLGAPVAPDADVDALTAVLARGNPAPYAGTIRLPGHGVEIATASPELFLRRDGRTVESGPIKGTARTEAELLAKDYAENVMIVDLVRNDIGRVCATGSVTVPDLCVVEKHPGLVHLVSTVRGELRDGAGWPELLDAAFPAGSITGAPKSSALRIIDALETAPRGPYCGGIGWVDADRGTGELAVGIRTFWIDRAGGAPVLRFGAGAGITWDSDPEGEWRETELKAARLLAVASGTYEESGEGLR; encoded by the coding sequence GTGCTCGACCTGCCACCTCTTGCCCGTTTCGGCGACCGTGTCGCCACCGGCCTGACCGATGTCACCAGCGATCCCGCGGCCCTGGACTCCAGCGGTTTCTGGGCCGTCGCCGCGGACTACGAGGGCCGGCTGACCTGCGCCCGCTTCCGTGATGTACGGGAGGAGTCCGTACCCGCCCCCGTCCCGGGCCGGTGGCGCGGCCCGGCGGCCGGCGACTGGACCTCTTCCCTCGACCGCACCGCGTACACAGCGGGCGTACGCCGTATCCGCGAGCACATCGCGGCCGGCGAGGTCTACCAGGTGAACCTCTGCCGCGTCCTCGGCGCGCCGGTCGCCCCCGACGCCGACGTGGACGCCCTGACCGCCGTACTGGCCCGCGGCAACCCGGCCCCGTATGCCGGAACGATTCGCCTGCCCGGGCACGGGGTGGAGATCGCCACCGCGTCCCCCGAGCTGTTCCTGCGCCGCGACGGCCGGACGGTCGAGTCCGGCCCGATCAAGGGCACCGCCCGCACCGAGGCGGAACTCCTGGCCAAGGACTACGCCGAGAACGTGATGATCGTGGACCTGGTCCGCAACGACATCGGCCGCGTCTGCGCCACCGGCAGCGTCACCGTCCCCGACCTCTGTGTCGTCGAGAAGCACCCCGGACTGGTCCACCTGGTCTCCACGGTCCGCGGCGAACTGCGCGACGGCGCGGGCTGGCCCGAACTGCTCGACGCCGCCTTCCCGGCCGGCTCGATCACCGGAGCGCCCAAGTCGAGCGCCCTGCGGATCATCGACGCCCTGGAGACCGCCCCCCGAGGCCCCTACTGCGGCGGCATCGGCTGGGTCGACGCCGACCGCGGGACGGGCGAGCTGGCCGTCGGCATACGCACCTTCTGGATCGACCGCGCCGGCGGCGCGCCCGTCCTGCGTTTCGGCGCCGGCGCCGGGATCACCTGGGACTCGGACCCCGAGGGCGAGTGGCGGGAGACCGAGCTGAAGGCGGCCCGGCTGCTCGCGGTAGCGTCGGGTACGTATGAGGAAAGTGGAGAGGGACTGAGGTAG
- a CDS encoding serine/threonine-protein kinase, translated as MNMAMMRLRREDPRVVGSFRLHRRLGAGGMGVVYLGSDRKGQRVALKVIRPDLAEDQEFRSRFAREVSAARRIRGGCTARLVAADLEADRPWFATQYVPGPSLHDKVAEEGALSAAEAAAVGAALSEGLVAVHEAGVVHRDLKPSNILLSPKGPRIIDFGIAWATGASTLTHVGTAVGSPGFLAPEQVRGAAVTPATDVFALGATLAYASTGDSPFGHGSSEVMLYRVVHEEPQLNGVPDALAPLVRACLAKDPEERPSTLQLSLRLKEIAAREAQDLGEARAPAPRAAEADRSTGPLVDSHPGRQRPGHTEQGRARRRPPGSSPGTPVPPSRGGAPSRTGGKSRGGGPRPAQPSRGGSRSGTGSRPVRRDGTGRTGPRGTSSGLRPANPRLLRQRLVVFVVVTLLVALGIAAAQGCQGPTRGLDGDGGRDQRPAHTRAAESPPPGRT; from the coding sequence ATGAACATGGCGATGATGCGCCTGAGGCGCGAGGACCCGCGCGTCGTCGGCTCGTTCAGGCTTCACCGACGGCTCGGCGCGGGCGGGATGGGCGTGGTCTACCTGGGCTCCGACCGGAAGGGCCAGCGAGTGGCGCTGAAGGTCATCCGGCCGGACCTGGCGGAGGATCAGGAGTTCCGCTCGCGGTTCGCGCGCGAGGTCTCGGCGGCGCGGCGGATCCGGGGCGGGTGCACGGCTCGGCTGGTGGCCGCGGACCTGGAGGCGGACCGGCCGTGGTTCGCCACGCAGTACGTTCCCGGGCCCTCCCTGCACGACAAGGTGGCCGAAGAGGGCGCCCTGAGCGCAGCGGAGGCCGCCGCGGTCGGGGCCGCGCTGTCCGAGGGGCTGGTCGCCGTGCACGAGGCCGGGGTGGTGCACCGGGACCTCAAGCCCTCCAACATCCTGCTGTCCCCCAAGGGGCCGCGGATCATCGACTTCGGCATCGCGTGGGCCACCGGTGCCTCCACGCTCACGCACGTGGGCACCGCGGTCGGCTCCCCGGGCTTCCTCGCCCCGGAGCAGGTGCGCGGCGCTGCCGTCACCCCGGCCACCGACGTGTTCGCGCTGGGGGCGACGCTCGCGTACGCCTCCACGGGCGACTCGCCGTTCGGGCACGGCAGTTCCGAGGTGATGCTGTACCGCGTGGTGCACGAGGAGCCGCAGCTGAACGGGGTGCCGGACGCGCTCGCTCCGCTGGTCCGGGCGTGTCTGGCAAAGGACCCAGAGGAACGGCCCAGCACGCTGCAGTTGTCGCTGCGGCTGAAGGAGATCGCCGCGCGCGAGGCACAGGACCTGGGTGAGGCGCGGGCGCCCGCGCCGCGTGCCGCGGAGGCGGACCGGTCGACCGGTCCTCTGGTCGACAGCCACCCGGGGCGGCAGCGCCCCGGTCACACCGAGCAGGGGCGGGCCCGGCGGCGCCCGCCCGGCTCCTCCCCGGGCACTCCCGTCCCTCCGTCGCGGGGCGGCGCGCCGTCCCGCACCGGCGGCAAGTCCCGGGGCGGCGGTCCGCGCCCGGCGCAGCCGTCCCGGGGCGGTTCACGCTCGGGCACGGGCAGCCGTCCGGTACGGCGCGACGGCACCGGGCGGACGGGCCCGCGGGGCACGTCGAGCGGCCTGCGGCCCGCCAACCCGCGGCTGCTGCGGCAGCGTCTGGTCGTGTTCGTGGTGGTGACGCTCCTGGTCGCCCTCGGCATCGCGGCAGCACAGGGCTGCCAGGGACCCACGCGGGGGCTGGACGGCGACGGCGGCCGGGACCAGCGACCCGCACACACGCGGGCGGCGGAGTCGCCCCCGCCGGGGCGCACGTAG
- a CDS encoding TrmH family RNA methyltransferase: MAELITVEDPDDPRLHDYTDLTDVELRRRREPAEGLFIAEGEKVIRRAGDAGYETRSMLLSAKWVDAMRDVIDELAAPVYVVSPELAERVTGYHVHRGALASMQRKPLPTATEVLRTARRVAVMESVNDHTNIGAIFRSAAALGMDAVLLSPDCADPLYRRSVKVSMGAVFSVPYARLDTWPGGLEPVREAGFTLFALTPDDRAKTLDEAAPHRMDRVALMLGAEGAGLSPRALKAADEWVRIPMSHGVDSLNVGAAAAVAFYAVATGRPQQ, encoded by the coding sequence GTGGCCGAACTCATCACCGTCGAGGACCCCGACGACCCGCGCCTGCACGACTACACGGACCTGACCGACGTGGAGCTGCGCCGCAGGCGCGAGCCCGCCGAGGGCCTCTTCATCGCCGAGGGCGAGAAGGTCATCCGCCGGGCCGGGGACGCCGGGTACGAGACGCGCTCGATGCTGCTGTCGGCGAAGTGGGTCGACGCCATGCGTGACGTCATCGACGAACTCGCCGCACCCGTTTACGTGGTGAGCCCGGAGCTCGCCGAACGGGTCACCGGCTACCACGTCCACCGCGGCGCCCTCGCCTCCATGCAGCGCAAGCCGCTGCCCACCGCGACGGAGGTGCTGCGGACGGCCCGCCGGGTCGCGGTCATGGAGTCCGTCAACGACCACACCAACATCGGCGCCATCTTCCGTTCCGCCGCCGCCCTCGGCATGGACGCCGTCCTGCTCTCCCCGGACTGCGCCGACCCGCTCTACCGCCGCAGCGTGAAGGTCTCCATGGGCGCGGTCTTCTCCGTGCCGTACGCCCGTCTCGACACCTGGCCGGGCGGCCTGGAGCCGGTGCGCGAGGCCGGTTTCACGTTGTTCGCCCTCACCCCCGACGACCGGGCCAAGACGCTGGACGAGGCCGCCCCGCACCGCATGGACCGGGTCGCCCTGATGCTCGGCGCGGAGGGCGCCGGCCTGTCCCCCCGGGCTTTGAAGGCCGCCGACGAGTGGGTCCGCATCCCCATGTCGCACGGCGTCGACTCCCTGAACGTGGGCGCCGCGGCCGCAGTCGCCTTCTACGCGGTGGCAACAGGCCGCCCCCAGCAGTAG
- the cobA gene encoding uroporphyrinogen-III C-methyltransferase, whose protein sequence is MAEHPAYPVGLRLTGRRVVVLGGGQVAQRRLPALVAAGADIVLVSPEATPSVEAMADAGEITWKRRPYEDGDLADAWYALIATSDHDANTRASAEAERLRVWCVRSDDADAATAWTPATGHSEGVTVAVLTTSARGRDPRHTAAIRDAVVEGLRDGTLVAPHHRTRTPGVALVGGGPGDPDLITVRGRRLLAEADVVIADRLGPRDLLAELPPHVEVIDAAKIPYGRFMAQEAINQALVEHAKQGKSVVRLKGGDPYVFGRGMEEVQALAEAGVPCTVVPGISSSISVPGAAGIPVTHRGVAHEFTVVSGHVAPDDERSLIDWPSLARLTGTLVVLMGVDKIGRIAETLVAHGKSPDTPVALVQEGTTAAQRRVDATLATVAETVRAQDVRPPAVIVIGEVVAVGPRTDT, encoded by the coding sequence ATGGCCGAACACCCCGCCTACCCCGTAGGCCTCCGCCTGACCGGCCGCCGTGTGGTCGTCCTCGGCGGCGGGCAGGTCGCCCAGCGCCGCCTCCCGGCGCTCGTCGCGGCGGGCGCGGACATCGTCCTCGTGTCGCCCGAGGCGACCCCCTCCGTGGAGGCGATGGCGGACGCCGGCGAGATCACCTGGAAGCGGCGGCCCTACGAGGACGGCGACCTCGCCGACGCCTGGTACGCCCTGATCGCCACCAGCGACCACGACGCCAACACGCGCGCCTCGGCCGAGGCGGAGCGCCTGCGGGTGTGGTGCGTCCGCTCCGACGACGCCGACGCCGCGACCGCCTGGACCCCGGCCACCGGCCACAGCGAGGGCGTCACCGTCGCGGTGCTCACCACCAGCGCGCGCGGCCGCGACCCCCGGCACACCGCGGCCATCCGCGACGCGGTCGTGGAGGGCCTGCGCGACGGCACGCTCGTCGCCCCGCACCACCGCACCCGCACCCCCGGCGTCGCACTGGTCGGGGGCGGCCCCGGCGACCCGGACCTGATCACGGTCCGCGGCCGCCGGCTGCTCGCCGAGGCCGACGTCGTCATAGCCGACCGGCTCGGCCCGCGCGACCTTCTCGCCGAACTCCCGCCGCACGTCGAGGTGATCGACGCCGCGAAGATCCCCTACGGCCGCTTCATGGCCCAGGAGGCGATCAACCAGGCCCTCGTCGAGCACGCCAAGCAGGGCAAGTCCGTGGTCCGGCTCAAGGGCGGCGACCCGTACGTCTTCGGCCGGGGCATGGAGGAGGTCCAGGCACTCGCCGAGGCCGGCGTTCCCTGCACGGTCGTCCCGGGCATCTCCAGCTCCATCTCGGTCCCGGGCGCGGCCGGCATCCCGGTCACCCACCGCGGGGTCGCCCACGAGTTCACCGTGGTCAGCGGGCACGTGGCACCCGACGACGAGCGTTCCCTGATCGACTGGCCGTCCCTGGCCAGGCTCACCGGCACGCTCGTCGTCCTGATGGGCGTCGACAAGATCGGCCGGATCGCCGAGACCCTCGTGGCCCACGGCAAGTCCCCCGACACCCCGGTGGCCCTGGTCCAGGAGGGCACGACGGCCGCCCAGCGCCGGGTCGACGCCACGCTCGCGACGGTCGCCGAGACCGTACGCGCGCAGGACGTCAGGCCGCCGGCCGTCATCGTCATCGGCGAGGTCGTCGCGGTGGGCCCGCGAACCGACACGTGA
- the cobT gene encoding nicotinate-nucleotide--dimethylbenzimidazole phosphoribosyltransferase has product MTDTGQVPGEGLPESAGMVEQPGVPAHGAYAYLSEAPARDEDLLLPGSHGAWGNEVSPPAPEPVLEAVHQPGPHETAGRDTGSVDLGGVRHPDPTATPPAGIPAAVPPRRPLHLGPPIPDASASPVRSLADRGPADAPLRRPGPPAAGPEYLDVPQAREMAPQGAAPWGAQPTVVASPVGAGAGTAEAVAPGQGPQPVGEAPYVLDTSHAPADGLSAPTGQVPTGGPTPEARPQPEDAGAPEGGSALPVGAVARGVPAGQVPAAGPQSEGAGVAVPDGGSFLPEGAVAGDVAGAAQVPQPEGAGVAVSEGGSALPEGAVAGVVADAGQVPAGEPGPEAAVVAVAPDAGQVPDGGQMPEAGPGPEGAGVVAGVPVPVAGMAPGGAAEPAHAPDAAQVAEGVQVPQNGEAPGGAAETASAGGPAHAVAAAETTHTTGTGPEGAQAEPAPVHAPEAAAEQTAPAEAVQAPATAGDTADVPVAAGGPAEAPQSPAQAADAPDATPVPAAPAEATAAPVPVTEQPEAPAATEAGPQVVADAAAAPAAYHIADAAAQDADAPRPVDAAVPETAGPRPAEPDATTPTDPAPGEHTEGAHLHPGVPLQPRPGQTLGEFVPVEGSVPTAPHLAPTPAHPIAVPADQLAPAESVVTVPAPRDGDAPAASGEEPAPEAVQHADDLDTHGADPEEIREENAAEEAEAPRPTGPAAPGYDEAEREAVLRVMRERRDIRNGFRSDPIPHEVLRRVLEAAHTAPSVGHSQPWDFVVIRSAETRQAMHELAVRQRDAYAKSLPKGRAKQFKEMKIEAILETPVNIVVTADPTRGGRHTLGRHTQPQMAPYSSALAVENLWLAARAEGLGVGWVSFFDEREMVRVLGLPEHLEVVAYLCVGYVDEFPDEPELMQAGWSKRRPLSWVVHEETYGRRALPGEDPHDLLAETVAQIRPLDAKALGEAWERQKRMTKPAGALGMLEIISAQLCGLSRQCPPPIPEPAAVAVFAGDHGVHAQGVTPWPQEVTAQMVANFLGGGAVCNAFAAQVGAEVCVVDVGVAADLPATPGLVPRKVRAGTSDMSAGPAMTREEAKQAIEVGIETARDLVAAGNKALLTGEMGIANTTASAALISVFTGAEPAEVTGRGTGINDETLARKTDVVRRVLELHQPDPADPIGVLAAIGGFEHAAMVGLLLGGASLRTPVILDGVSAGAAALVARAIAPEVLAACIAGHRSAEPGHVAALNKLGLRPLVDLDLRLGEGTGALLALPLVQSTARAMHEVATFDSAGVTEK; this is encoded by the coding sequence ATGACCGACACCGGCCAGGTCCCGGGCGAGGGACTGCCGGAGAGCGCAGGCATGGTGGAACAGCCGGGCGTTCCCGCGCACGGTGCGTACGCCTACCTCTCCGAGGCTCCCGCCAGGGACGAAGACCTGCTGCTGCCGGGCTCCCACGGAGCATGGGGCAACGAAGTGTCCCCGCCCGCCCCGGAGCCGGTCCTCGAAGCCGTCCACCAGCCGGGCCCGCACGAGACGGCCGGCCGCGACACCGGCTCCGTCGACCTCGGCGGCGTGCGGCACCCCGACCCGACGGCCACGCCGCCGGCCGGGATCCCCGCCGCCGTGCCCCCGCGCCGGCCGCTGCACCTCGGCCCGCCGATTCCCGACGCCTCCGCGAGCCCGGTCCGCTCCCTGGCCGACCGCGGCCCCGCGGACGCGCCGCTCCGCCGGCCCGGCCCCCCCGCGGCAGGCCCCGAGTACCTCGACGTCCCGCAGGCGCGCGAAATGGCCCCGCAGGGCGCCGCGCCCTGGGGTGCCCAGCCCACCGTGGTGGCCTCTCCGGTCGGCGCCGGGGCGGGCACCGCTGAAGCGGTCGCCCCGGGCCAGGGACCGCAGCCGGTCGGCGAGGCCCCGTACGTCCTGGACACGAGCCACGCTCCCGCGGACGGCCTGAGCGCGCCGACCGGCCAGGTCCCGACCGGTGGTCCGACGCCGGAGGCGAGACCGCAGCCGGAGGACGCCGGTGCGCCTGAGGGTGGGTCAGCCCTGCCCGTAGGTGCCGTGGCCCGTGGTGTTCCCGCGGGTCAGGTGCCGGCTGCGGGGCCGCAGTCGGAGGGTGCCGGTGTCGCTGTGCCTGACGGTGGGTCGTTCCTGCCCGAGGGCGCTGTGGCCGGAGATGTCGCGGGTGCGGCTCAGGTGCCGCAGCCGGAGGGCGCCGGTGTCGCTGTGTCTGAGGGCGGGTCAGCCCTGCCCGAGGGCGCCGTCGCAGGGGTTGTCGCGGATGCGGGTCAGGTGCCGGCCGGGGAGCCCGGGCCGGAGGCTGCCGTTGTCGCGGTCGCCCCGGACGCGGGCCAGGTGCCGGACGGTGGGCAGATGCCCGAGGCCGGACCGGGGCCCGAGGGCGCAGGCGTCGTTGCCGGTGTCCCTGTTCCGGTGGCCGGGATGGCGCCGGGCGGCGCGGCCGAGCCCGCGCACGCTCCGGACGCCGCGCAGGTGGCGGAGGGCGTGCAGGTGCCCCAGAACGGCGAGGCTCCCGGAGGCGCTGCCGAGACGGCGTCGGCGGGTGGCCCCGCCCACGCCGTGGCCGCCGCCGAGACGACGCACACGACCGGAACCGGCCCCGAGGGCGCGCAGGCCGAGCCCGCGCCCGTCCACGCCCCGGAAGCCGCCGCCGAGCAGACCGCGCCGGCCGAGGCCGTGCAGGCGCCGGCAACCGCGGGCGACACCGCCGACGTCCCCGTGGCGGCAGGCGGACCGGCCGAGGCCCCCCAGTCGCCTGCTCAGGCAGCCGACGCTCCCGACGCCACGCCCGTCCCGGCGGCCCCCGCCGAGGCCACCGCCGCGCCCGTCCCCGTCACGGAGCAGCCGGAGGCGCCCGCGGCCACGGAGGCCGGCCCTCAGGTCGTGGCCGACGCTGCCGCCGCCCCTGCCGCGTATCACATCGCGGACGCCGCTGCCCAGGACGCGGACGCTCCCCGGCCCGTCGACGCCGCCGTCCCCGAAACGGCCGGGCCCCGGCCCGCCGAGCCGGATGCGACGACGCCCACGGACCCGGCCCCGGGCGAGCACACCGAGGGCGCGCACCTTCACCCCGGCGTCCCGCTTCAGCCCCGACCCGGCCAGACTCTCGGAGAGTTCGTGCCCGTCGAGGGGTCGGTGCCCACCGCGCCGCACCTGGCCCCGACCCCGGCACACCCCATCGCCGTCCCGGCGGACCAGCTCGCCCCCGCGGAGTCCGTCGTCACGGTCCCCGCGCCGCGCGACGGCGACGCCCCCGCCGCGTCCGGCGAGGAGCCCGCGCCCGAGGCCGTCCAGCACGCGGACGACCTGGACACCCACGGCGCCGACCCGGAGGAGATCCGGGAGGAGAACGCGGCCGAGGAGGCGGAGGCACCGAGGCCCACCGGCCCGGCCGCGCCCGGCTACGACGAGGCCGAGCGCGAGGCCGTGCTCAGGGTGATGCGCGAGCGCCGCGACATCCGCAACGGCTTCCGCTCCGACCCCATCCCGCACGAGGTGCTGCGGCGCGTCCTGGAGGCCGCCCACACGGCACCGTCCGTGGGCCACTCGCAGCCCTGGGACTTCGTCGTCATCCGCTCCGCCGAAACCCGCCAGGCGATGCACGAGCTGGCGGTGCGCCAGCGCGACGCGTACGCCAAGTCGCTGCCCAAGGGCCGGGCGAAGCAGTTCAAGGAAATGAAGATCGAGGCCATCCTCGAGACTCCCGTGAACATCGTCGTCACCGCCGACCCGACCCGCGGCGGACGGCACACCCTGGGCCGCCACACCCAGCCGCAGATGGCTCCGTACTCCTCCGCGCTCGCGGTCGAGAACCTCTGGCTCGCGGCCCGCGCCGAGGGCCTCGGCGTCGGCTGGGTCAGCTTCTTCGACGAGCGCGAGATGGTCCGCGTACTCGGCCTGCCCGAGCACCTGGAGGTCGTCGCCTACCTGTGCGTGGGCTACGTCGACGAGTTCCCGGACGAGCCCGAGCTGATGCAGGCGGGCTGGTCCAAGCGACGCCCGCTGTCCTGGGTCGTGCACGAGGAGACGTACGGCCGTCGCGCCCTGCCGGGCGAGGACCCGCACGACCTGCTCGCCGAGACCGTCGCGCAGATCCGCCCGCTGGACGCCAAGGCGCTCGGCGAGGCCTGGGAGCGGCAGAAGCGGATGACCAAGCCGGCCGGCGCGCTCGGCATGCTGGAGATCATCTCCGCGCAGCTCTGCGGCCTGTCCCGCCAGTGCCCGCCGCCGATCCCCGAGCCCGCGGCCGTCGCGGTCTTCGCCGGCGATCACGGCGTGCACGCCCAGGGCGTCACCCCCTGGCCGCAGGAGGTCACCGCCCAGATGGTGGCCAACTTCCTCGGCGGGGGAGCGGTCTGCAACGCCTTCGCCGCCCAGGTGGGCGCCGAGGTCTGCGTCGTCGACGTGGGCGTCGCCGCCGACCTCCCGGCCACGCCGGGCCTGGTGCCCCGCAAGGTCCGCGCCGGTACCTCCGACATGAGCGCCGGTCCCGCGATGACCCGCGAGGAGGCCAAACAGGCCATCGAGGTGGGCATCGAGACCGCCCGCGACCTGGTGGCGGCCGGGAACAAGGCGCTCCTCACCGGTGAGATGGGCATCGCCAACACCACGGCGTCCGCCGCCCTCATCTCCGTCTTCACGGGCGCCGAGCCCGCCGAGGTCACCGGCCGGGGCACGGGCATCAACGACGAGACCCTGGCCCGCAAGACCGACGTGGTCCGCCGCGTACTGGAACTGCACCAGCCGGACCCGGCCGACCCCATCGGCGTACTCGCCGCGATCGGCGGCTTCGAGCACGCGGCCATGGTCGGTCTGCTGCTGGGCGGCGCCTCCCTGCGCACGCCGGTCATCCTGGACGGCGTCAGCGCCGGCGCCGCCGCCCTGGTCGCCCGCGCCATCGCCCCCGAGGTGCTGGCGGCCTGCATCGCCGGCCACCGCAGCGCCGAACCGGGCCACGTCGCCGCCCTCAACAAGCTCGGTCTGCGCCCCCTGGTCGACCTCGACCTGCGCCTCGGCGAGGGCACGGGCGCGCTGCTCGCCCTGCCGCTGGTGCAGAGCACGGCCCGGGCGATGCACGAGGTGGCGACGTTCGACTCGGCCGGAGTCACGGAGAAGTAG
- the cbiE gene encoding precorrin-6y C5,15-methyltransferase (decarboxylating) subunit CbiE, with the protein MADRVTVIGWDGSPLTDAARGALGAATLVAGAAHHLALPEVPRTAERIRLGSVALAARRIAAHRGTAVVFADGDPGFFGVVRTLRAPEFGLEVEVVPGVSSVAAAFARAGMPWDDAQVVVAHKRTLRRAVNVCRAHAKVAVLTAPGAGPAELGLLLDGVHRTFVICEELGTEREQVTVVTSDKAADHTWRDPNVVIVIGGPSGAEGGGWIAGDDAGHGPRGWTQPAEAYGGGLGEGETDLLRAAQLAHLGPRVGDLVWDIGCGGGAFATEAARGGAAVIAVDRDSRACARTESAAHRFGVRTQVVHGTAPHILENLPEPDVVRVGGGGAAVVSAVADRRPQRIVAHAATRDAAELIGRDLTEHGYRVDCALLQSVALDTRAWNETERSVVFLLSAVLPERAP; encoded by the coding sequence ATGGCCGACCGGGTCACGGTGATCGGCTGGGACGGTTCGCCGCTGACCGACGCGGCACGCGGCGCCCTGGGCGCCGCCACCCTCGTGGCAGGCGCGGCGCACCACCTGGCGCTGCCCGAAGTACCACGCACCGCCGAGCGCATCCGCCTCGGCAGCGTCGCCCTCGCCGCCCGCCGTATCGCCGCCCACCGCGGCACCGCGGTGGTGTTCGCCGACGGCGACCCGGGCTTCTTCGGAGTCGTACGGACCCTGCGCGCACCCGAGTTCGGCCTGGAGGTCGAAGTCGTCCCCGGCGTCTCGTCCGTGGCCGCCGCCTTCGCCCGCGCCGGAATGCCCTGGGACGACGCCCAAGTGGTCGTCGCGCACAAGCGCACCCTGCGACGCGCGGTGAACGTGTGCCGCGCCCACGCCAAGGTCGCCGTACTCACCGCCCCCGGCGCCGGACCCGCCGAACTCGGCCTGCTCCTCGACGGGGTCCACCGCACCTTCGTCATCTGCGAGGAACTCGGCACCGAACGCGAACAGGTCACCGTCGTCACCTCCGACAAGGCCGCCGACCACACCTGGCGCGACCCCAACGTCGTCATCGTCATCGGCGGCCCCAGTGGCGCCGAGGGCGGCGGCTGGATCGCCGGGGACGACGCCGGCCACGGGCCGCGCGGCTGGACCCAGCCCGCCGAGGCCTACGGCGGCGGACTCGGCGAGGGGGAGACCGATCTGCTCCGGGCCGCCCAACTCGCCCACCTCGGACCGCGCGTCGGCGACCTGGTGTGGGACATCGGCTGCGGCGGTGGCGCCTTCGCCACCGAGGCCGCGCGCGGCGGCGCCGCCGTCATCGCGGTCGACCGGGACTCGCGGGCCTGCGCCCGCACCGAGTCGGCCGCACACCGCTTCGGCGTCCGGACGCAGGTGGTGCACGGCACCGCCCCGCACATCCTGGAGAACCTGCCCGAACCGGACGTCGTCCGCGTCGGCGGCGGGGGAGCGGCCGTGGTCTCCGCGGTCGCCGACCGGCGGCCGCAGCGGATCGTCGCCCACGCCGCGACCCGGGACGCCGCCGAACTCATCGGCCGCGACCTCACCGAGCACGGATACCGGGTCGACTGCGCCCTGCTCCAGTCGGTCGCGCTCGACACCCGCGCCTGGAACGAGACGGAGCGCAGCGTCGTGTTCCTGCTCAGCGCTGTACTGCCCGAGCGTGCCCCGTGA